From one Chloroflexota bacterium genomic stretch:
- a CDS encoding cell division protein FtsH produces the protein MGSGWTKNGFVYLLILVAAAALFFSIFPQTERAESVDITTVAEWIKRGEVEAIRVKGDDVLIRHQGQTVTSRKEPDVSLTETLVALGVTREQLRNVDYQVEPLSQLGNWLALLGSLLPLIFVGALFFFLLRQAQGSNSQAMAFGKSRARMFTGDKPTVTFDDVAGAEEAKQELLEVVEFLKE, from the coding sequence GTGGGTTCTGGATGGACGAAGAATGGATTCGTATATCTCTTGATCCTGGTGGCAGCTGCTGCGCTTTTCTTCAGCATTTTCCCCCAGACGGAACGCGCGGAGAGCGTGGACATCACCACGGTGGCCGAGTGGATCAAGCGTGGGGAAGTGGAGGCGATTCGCGTCAAGGGCGACGATGTGCTGATCCGGCATCAGGGCCAGACGGTTACCTCTCGCAAGGAACCGGATGTGAGCCTGACCGAGACGCTGGTGGCGCTGGGAGTGACGCGAGAGCAGCTCCGTAACGTGGACTATCAGGTGGAGCCCTTGAGCCAGTTGGGGAACTGGCTGGCCTTGCTGGGCAGCCTCCTGCCGTTGATCTTTGTCGGGGCGTTGTTCTTCTTCCTGTTGCGCCAGGCTCAGGGAAGCAACAGCCAGGCCATGGCCTTTGGCAAGAGCCGGGCGAGGATGTTCACAGGGGACAAGCCGACGGTGACCTTCGACGACGTGGCGGGGGCGGAGGAGGCCAAGCAGGAGCTGCTGGAGGTGGTGGAGTTCCTCAAGGAGC